In a genomic window of Drosophila takahashii strain IR98-3 E-12201 chromosome 3L, DtakHiC1v2, whole genome shotgun sequence:
- the LOC138912952 gene encoding uncharacterized protein yields the protein MPDTENSVRAQNESTSDVDYYRVKAQSTLRQINSMKFYLNPEAINQFDEADLLARMEWINSVNQAFDSAQTSLERLDFAEISSDHRIEFAEAFMDVKAKLNRGLAAHRKSQLPASNVANLTSIDLTNNADLSFRSRKPRFPNMEIPRFHGSYSEWPEFLATFNTVIGNDDELSDIEKLQYLRSSLGGVALETIRSLEPSNANYKEAMNLLVNRFDNNVLHFQAHVQAIFGLKGVEKGSSKGLRELSDCMNSHLRAIRTLATTQQILDGLLIHIVTRKLDQRTREKWKDDLSITELSTWDAMESFLEKRCRMMENLDHALVTQTPGQQESTTTKLRVVFDGSAKSTSGSSLNDLLLAGPTIQQKIFNILLRFRFFKVALCGDICKMYRCVRLSYPDDFLQCIVWRENSREELSVFKLNTVTYGTKPAAFLAIRAMH from the exons atgcctgATACGGAAAACTCGGTTCGGGCTCAAAATGAATCCACAAGTGACGTTGACTACTACCGAGTCAAAGCCCAATCTACTCTGCGGCAAATTAACTCgatgaaattttatttaaaccctGAGGCGATTAATCAGTTTGACGAAGCTGATTTGCTAGCGCGAATGGAATGGATCAATTCCGTAAACCAGGCATTTGATTCTGCGCAGACATCGTTGGAAAGACTGGATTTTGCAGAGATCTCGAGCGACCATCGGATTGAATTTGCCGAGGCTTTCATGGATGTGAAGGCGAAACTAAATCGAGGCTTGGCTGCTCATCGCAAGTCGCAATTGCCGGCTTCAAACGTTGCAAACTTAACATCTATTGATCTCACTAATAATGCGGATCTCTCTTTTCGATCTAGGAAGCCCCGGTTTCCAAATATGGAAATTCCTCGTTTTCATGGATCCTACTCTGAGTGGCCCGAATTTCTTGCGACTTTCAATACGGTCATCGGAAATGATGATGAGCTAAGTGACATTGAAAAACTACAATATTTGCGTTCGAGTTTGGGCGGCGTGGCCCTGGAAACCATACGCTCGCTCGAACCCTCGAATGCTAATTACAAAGAGGCTATGAATTTGCTGGTTAATCGATttgataataatgttttacACTTTCAGGCACACGTTCAGGCAATATTTGGTTTAAAGGGTGTCGAGAAGGGATCGTCGAAGGGTCTTCGGGAGCTCAGTGATTGCATGAATTCACATCTGCGAGCAATTCGAACCCTGGCCACTACGCAACAAATTTTGGATGGACTTTTAATTCACATCGTCACTCGGAAACTGGATCAGAGGACGCGGGAAAAATGGAAAGATGATTTATCAATAACTGAGCTGTCCACCTGGGATGCTATGGAGTCGTTTTTGGAAAAGAGATGCAGGATGATGGAAAACTTGGATCACGCCTTGGTAACCCAAACACCAGGCCAGCAG GAGAGCACGACTACGAAGCTTCGCGTCGTTTTTGATGGATCTGCCAAGTCAACCTCTGGTAGCTCTCTGAACGACTTACTTCTGGCAGGACcaacaattcaacaaaaaatcttCAATATACTGCTTcgctttcgattttttaaagttgcccTTTGTGGAGATATCTGCAAGATGTACCGTTGCGTGCGTCTTTCGTACCCGGATGACTTTTTGCAGTGCATTGTTTGGAGAGAGAACTCCAGAGAAGAGTTGAGcgtttttaaattgaacaCGGTGACCTATGGAACCAAGCCAGCTGCCTTCTTGGCTATAAGGGCCATGCATTAA
- the LOC123002442 gene encoding uncharacterized protein isoform X1, which translates to MGYFALVEGCRTQTWTMIRGIRYCCPRIIQSPRRSLFTIMRNICMQDRRRCLSLRQRYWPIGGRKFVASVINKCVRCFRMKPVTWEHVMGSLPANRVQPNPAFHTTGVDCCGPFYHKAEVRNKAPHKCYIAVFVCFSTKAAHLEVVQDLTTDSFIAALRRFISLRGSPRTIWSDNATNFVGAKSELAELKELFLSEQHTRSISSVCLADGIDWKFIPPRAPHFGGLWEAAVKSAKFHFYRVVGASILAIDELRTLAYEISAILNSRPLCPISENAENLEVLTPAHFLKGSSFTKFPEPDITHLREGCLSRWQRVTQMQQHFWKRWSSEYLTLLQERSKWRVETSNIKVGSIVLLKEDNVPPLRWQLGRIEEVIPGGDGVIRVAMVRVATSLIKRAVAKLAVLPIDSEIVGTLPLPTGRVCSEQSASA; encoded by the coding sequence ATGGGTTACTTCGCGTTGGTGGAAGGCTGCAGAACTCAAACTTGGACTATGATACGAGGCATCCGATACTGTTGCCCAAGGATCATCCAGTCACCAAGGCGATCATTGTTTACTATCATGAGAAATATTTGCATGCAGGATCGCAGGCGCTGCTTATCATTACGGCAAAGGTACTGGCCGATTGGAGGCCGCAAATTCGTCGCCAGCGTTATCAACAAATGTGTCCGATGTTTTAGAATGAAGCCTGTTACTTGGGAGCACGTCATGGGTAGCCTGCCAGCAAATAGAGTGCAGCCCAATCCGGCCTTTCATACCACAGGAGTGGACTGTTGTGGGCCATTCTATCATAAGGCAGAGGTCAGAAATAAGGCACCCCACAAGTGCTATATCGCCGTCTTTGTCTGCTTTTCCACGAAGGCCGCTCATTTGGAAGTGGTCCAGGATCTCACTACGGATTCTTTCATCGCAGCGCTGAGGAGATTCATCAGCCTAAGAGGCAGTCCTCGTACCATTTGGAGCGACAATGCTACCAACTTTGTCGGTGCAAAGAGCGAGCTTGCCGAGCTGAAAGAGCTCTTTTTGAGCGAGCAGCACACAAGATCAATATCTTCAGTCTGCTTAGCCGATGGGATCGATTGGAAGTTCATCCCTCCGCGTGCCCCGCACTTCGGTGGCTTATGGGAGGCTGCTGTGAAATCAGCTAAATTTCACTTCTACAGAGTCGTCGGTGCATCCATCTTAGCCATCGATGAATTAAGAACTCTTGCATATGAGATTTCTGCCATCCTTAACTCACGTCCACTCTGTCCAATTTCAGAAAATGCTGAAAACCTTGAGGTGCTAACACCGGCGCATTTCCTAAAGGGTTCCAGCTTCACTAAGTTTCCTGAGCCTGACATTACTCATCTTCGCGAAGGCTGCCTCAGCAGATGGCAGCGTGTGACTCAGATGCAGCAACATTTCTGGAAAAGATGGAGCAGTGAGTATTTAACCCTTCTACAAGAGAGAAGCAAGTGGCGCGTCGAAACGTCTAACATCAAGGTTGGAAGTATAGTTTTGCTGAAGGAGGACAACGTTCCACCCTTGAGATGGCAGCTTGGGCGCATCGAGGAAGTCATACCCGGCGGGGACGGAGTCATCAGAGTAGCTATGGTCCGTGTAGCTACGAGTCTGATCAAGCGAGCCGTCGCCAAACTAGCCGTTCTGCCCATCGATTCCGAGATAGTTGGAACCTTACCTCTTCCAACGGGGAGAGTATGTTCGGAGCAGAGCGCCAGCGCCTAG
- the LOC123002442 gene encoding uncharacterized protein isoform X2, which translates to MGYFALVEGCRTQTWTMIRGIRYCCPRIIQSPRRSLFTIMRNICMQDRRRCLSLRQRYWPIGGRKFVASVINKCVRCFRMKPVTWEHVMGSLPANRVQPNPAFHTTGVDCCGPFYHKAEVRNKAPHKCYIAVFVCFSTKAAHLEVVQDLTTDSFIAALRRFISLRGSPRTIWSDNATNFVGAKSELAELKELFLSEQHTRSISSVCLADGIDWKFIPPRAPHFGGLWEAAVKSAKFHFYRVVGASILAIDELRTLAYEISAILNSRPLCPISENAENLEVLTPAHFLKGSSFTKFPEPDITHLREGCLSRWQRVTQMQQHFWKRWSILLKEDNVPPLRWQLGRIEEVIPGGDGVIRVAMVRVATSLIKRAVAKLAVLPIDSEIVGTLPLPTGRVCSEQSASA; encoded by the exons ATGGGTTACTTCGCGTTGGTGGAAGGCTGCAGAACTCAAACTTGGACTATGATACGAGGCATCCGATACTGTTGCCCAAGGATCATCCAGTCACCAAGGCGATCATTGTTTACTATCATGAGAAATATTTGCATGCAGGATCGCAGGCGCTGCTTATCATTACGGCAAAGGTACTGGCCGATTGGAGGCCGCAAATTCGTCGCCAGCGTTATCAACAAATGTGTCCGATGTTTTAGAATGAAGCCTGTTACTTGGGAGCACGTCATGGGTAGCCTGCCAGCAAATAGAGTGCAGCCCAATCCGGCCTTTCATACCACAGGAGTGGACTGTTGTGGGCCATTCTATCATAAGGCAGAGGTCAGAAATAAGGCACCCCACAAGTGCTATATCGCCGTCTTTGTCTGCTTTTCCACGAAGGCCGCTCATTTGGAAGTGGTCCAGGATCTCACTACGGATTCTTTCATCGCAGCGCTGAGGAGATTCATCAGCCTAAGAGGCAGTCCTCGTACCATTTGGAGCGACAATGCTACCAACTTTGTCGGTGCAAAGAGCGAGCTTGCCGAGCTGAAAGAGCTCTTTTTGAGCGAGCAGCACACAAGATCAATATCTTCAGTCTGCTTAGCCGATGGGATCGATTGGAAGTTCATCCCTCCGCGTGCCCCGCACTTCGGTGGCTTATGGGAGGCTGCTGTGAAATCAGCTAAATTTCACTTCTACAGAGTCGTCGGTGCATCCATCTTAGCCATCGATGAATTAAGAACTCTTGCATATGAGATTTCTGCCATCCTTAACTCACGTCCACTCTGTCCAATTTCAGAAAATGCTGAAAACCTTGAGGTGCTAACACCGGCGCATTTCCTAAAGGGTTCCAGCTTCACTAAGTTTCCTGAGCCTGACATTACTCATCTTCGCGAAGGCTGCCTCAGCAGATGGCAGCGTGTGACTCAGATGCAGCAACATTTCTGGAAAAGATGGAGCA TTTTGCTGAAGGAGGACAACGTTCCACCCTTGAGATGGCAGCTTGGGCGCATCGAGGAAGTCATACCCGGCGGGGACGGAGTCATCAGAGTAGCTATGGTCCGTGTAGCTACGAGTCTGATCAAGCGAGCCGTCGCCAAACTAGCCGTTCTGCCCATCGATTCCGAGATAGTTGGAACCTTACCTCTTCCAACGGGGAGAGTATGTTCGGAGCAGAGCGCCAGCGCCTAG